The following nucleotide sequence is from Pseudonocardia abyssalis.
GGGCGACTCGGGGGTGTGGTAGAGCATCGAGTCGGCGTTGCCCTTGATCGTGTGCTCCGGTGTCGGGGCGGCGCCGCCCTCGCTCGGCAGGGCCGAACCGGGGAACCGTCCGGGACTGACGACGGGCACCGTCCCGGCCGCCTGCGCCGTGTCCGGCGTACCGAGCAGACCCTGCGGGGTCGCCGGGACGGAGGGGGAGTGCGGAATGCGGCCGCGGGTGTTCCAGGCGACGAACCCGGCCTCCTCGGCGTCGCGCCCGGTGCGGAACCACACCGCGGCGCGGGTCCGCTCGAAGTACGGCGAGGTCCGGCCGTGGTAGCGCATCGTGTCGACGTTGCCCTTGATCCCGAACGCGGGGTCGGGGGAGGCGCCGTCGGAGGTGGCGCGGGCCGAGCCCGGGCCGAAGGGGGCGTCGTCGGGGTCGGGGGTGGCCGACGCGGGGGTGTCGGCCGGGGTCCCGGCGAGCGCCCCGGCCCCGACCGCCCCGGCGCCCACGGCTCCGGCGGCCGGTGCGGCGGTACCCGTGGACGTGCCGCCCTCGTCGGCCGTGCTCTCGCCGACAGGGTCCCGTGCGGGGGTGTCGGCGACGCTGGACACGATGTCGGAGCCGGTGACCCCGGTGGGGGCGTCGGTGGCGGGGTCACCGGTGCCGGTCGTCGTGGCCGCGTCTCCGTCGGTCGTCTCGCCGGCGGCGTCGTGGGAGACGGCGGCTGCGGTCACCGCACCCGCGCCGAGCCCGGCCACGCCGACGGCCGCGGCGGCGCCGGCCCCGGGGCCGGTCTCCGGGTCGGCGGTGGGGGCGTCCGCGGTCACGGCGCCCGGTTCCGCTGTGTCCGCGGTGTCGGTGTCCGCGGTGTCGGTGTCCGCGGTGTCGGTGTCCGCGGTGTCGGTGTCCCCGGTGTCGGGAGCCGCGGTGTCGGTGTCCCCGGTGTCGGGAGCCGCGGGGTCGGCGGTGGAGGGGTCGACGGTCGTGACGGCCGGGGTGACGGGCTCCGCGGCGGGGGCGTCGGTCGTGCCGGCGTCGGCGGTGGCCGTGCCGGTGGCGGAGGTGTCGCCGGCGGAGGTGTCGCCGGCGGAGGGGTCGGCCGGGACCGCGTCCGAGGCGGTGGCGTCGGCGGAGGTCTCCTCGGACGAGTCGCCGGACCCGGCGACGGCGGCCGCGCCGACCGCCGTGGCGCCCAGTGCGGCGGCGCCGAGGCCCGGGGACCCGTCGTCGTCCGTGGTGCCCACGGCACCGGCGTCGGTCGCGCCCGCGTCGGCGCCGGTGGAGCCGTCCGTGGTGGCCTCGTCGGTGGCGTCCGCAGCAGGCTCGTCGGTTGCGGCCTCGGGGGTCTCGCTCTCGGGGGCCGCGCTCTCGGGCGCCGGGTCGACGGGCGCCGGGTCGACGGGCGCCGGGTCGACGGGGGCATCCGCCGTCGCGTGGACCGCGGTCGCGTCCGGGTCGACGGTGTCGCTCCCCGCGTCGGTGGTGGTCCCCGCGTCGGTGGTGGTCGCGGCGTCGGTGGTGGTCGCGCTGTCGGTGGTGGTCGCGCTGTCGGCCCGGGTGCTGTCGGCCGGGGTGGCGTCGTCGTCGGAACGGTTCGACGCGGCGACCGCCGCCCCACCCGCGGCGAGCCCGGCGACGCCGAGTCCGGCGGCGGTGGCACCCGGGACACCTGCGGCACCCGGGACACCTGCGGCACCCGAGTCGCCCGGAGCCGACTCGGCCGGGCCGGTCGGGCCGGCGGGGGTGGTGTCGGACGGGGTGGTGTCGGACGGGGTGGTGTCGTCGCCTGTCGGCCGCTCGATCACGGTCGTGGCGTCGGTGTCGGCGGGCGGGACGACCGGGAGGACGGTCGTGGCCTCCCCACCGGAGAGGTCGATCTCACGGGTGTCGTCGTCCGGGGAGACGCGCGGGATCTCGCGGGTCGTCTCGGAGTCGTTCGCCGCGGCGATGCCGGCCGCGCCCAGCCCGGCGGCCCCCAGCCCGGCCGCGGTGGCGCCCGCGGCGAGGTCGGGGCGGGAACGGGAGGTGTCCAGCGTGCTCAGCGCCGGGTCGACCGCCGGGATCTGCTCGGTCACGGCGTCGTCCACCGCGGGCCGTTCGCCCTTGCCCATCGCGACGGGAGTCGCCGCAGCGGCGGCGGGTGCGGGCCGCTCCTGCTCACCGGACGCCGCGACCGGCCGCCCGCGCTCCAGCTCCCGCAGCCGCCGCCCGGCGGGGAGCACCAGGAGCAGCCAGGCCAGCAGCACGCCGACCAGGAACGCCAGCAGGTACCAGAGCCAGGTCTGCCCGTAGAGCCAAGACACGGAGTTCCTCCAGAGAGCGGTGCGGGAGCGGGTAGAGCGGGCGGGTCAGGCGGCGGAGCGGGACGGCGGCGCCGCCTGCCCGCGGGAGGCCTCGAGCTCGGCGACCCGGCGGCGCAGCGGGCGGGCCCAGAACAGCCAGCCGGCCAGTACCCCGAGGGCCAGCGCGACGATCAGCCAGACCCAGACCTGGGCGAACAACCAGAGCACGACGACTCCTCCTCGGTGCGGTGTGCGGGACTCAGACGACGGTGATCTCGACGCGACGTCCCGCGGCCTGCGCCGCAGGGGAGTCGCCCTCGCCGAGACCGCGGGCGGTGATGTTGTCGGCGGGCACCCCGCCGGCCACCAGCGCGTCCCGGACGGCGGCGGCGCGCTGGTCGGACAGCTCCTGCGCGCTGAGCACGCCGTTGCCTGGGCCGGTGGCGACGTAGCCGTCGACCTGCAGCTGCGCGCCGGGCACCAGCGCGACGAGGGTCACGATGCCGTCGACGGTGGCGGCCCCGCTCGCGGTGAGCGCCGGGCTGTCCGGCTCGAACGTGACGGGCGCACCGGCGACGAGTGCGTCGATCGCGCTCTGCAGCTCCCGCTTGCCCGCGTCGTCGAGCTCGCCCGACGGGGCCGCACCCCCACCGGCGACGGTGAGCCGGTTGTCGACGGTCGCCCCGGGCACCAGCGCGGACAGGGCCGCACCCGCGGCCTGCGCGGACGCGGAGTCGGGCGCGTTACCGGTGAGGGTGACGGTGTCGCCGTCGACGGAGGTGGCGATGTCGCCGGGAACGGTGCTGAGCAGCGCCGCGATCGCGCCGACGCTCGACGTGGTGACGCCGGGCTGGGGGAGTGCCCCCTCGGTGACGGTGAGCTCGTCGACGACGGGGCTCCCGCCCGCCTGCTCGGTGGCCGCGGCGACCAGCGCCGCGCGTTCCGCCTCGGAACCCACCACGCCGGTGAGGACGATGTCGCCGCCGCGGCGCGCGATCCCGAACGGCCCGCTCGCGGCGGCGTCCGGCTCGGCGCCCGTGCCGTCACCGGTCCCGTCGCCCGTTCCCGCCCCGTCGGCGGGGAGCTGCGCGATCCGCACCCCGGGCACGCCCTGCACGATCTCGACCGCCCGAGCCGCGTCCGGACCGGTCAGTCCGGAGACGACGGCGTCGCGGCCGCTGAACGCCACCCCGGCACCGGTGATGCCGGCCGCGGCGAGCGACTCGGAGGCGGTGCGCGTCAGGTCGCCCTCGATCTGCGGCCGCGGCCACAGCAGCGTCAGGCCGGCCAGCGCGGTCGGCACCACCAGTGCTGCGGCGGCCAGGGGCAGCCAGGCCGGGCCGGGGCGGCGGTCACGGGATCGATCGGCAGAGCTCACGGGCCCTCGCATTCCGCTAGCGGTGGGAACTCACGGGGGAGGGCGGCCTGAGGCGCCCCCCGACACCGAGGGCGAACGGTCGACCATCCAGGTCACGGAACGGTGACGAGCGGGATACGTGTCGCCCTCGCGGGGGTGATCATGCGGCCAGTGGTCGTGTGGGGAGGACCGGCGGTAGCGCAGTGCTCCGGACGGGTCACCCGAGCTGCGACATGCGGCCCCATGACGGCCCGATCCGACGACACCTGCGCCCGCGACCCGCGCAGGTGGAAGGATCGGGGCCGACCGAGTGAGCGTGACGAGGGGTGCAGTGATGACGAACGACCAGCGGGTGGCCATCGTGACCGGCGGGGCGCGTGGCCTGGGTGCCGCCACCGCACTGCGCCTGGCGCGCGACGGGATGGCGGTCGCTGTCCTCGACCTCGAGGAGTCCTCCGCGAAGACCGTCGCCGACGCGATCGCCGCGGAGGGCGGCCGGGCGCTCGCCGTCGGCGCCGACGTCTCCGACGCCGCCGCGGTGGAGGCCGCCGTCACGCGGGTCGAGGCGGAGCTGGGCGCTCCGACCGTGCTCGTCAACAACGCCGGGATCACCCGCGACAACCTGCTGTTCAAGATGACCGAGCTCGACTGGGACTCGGTGATGGGTGTGCACCTGCGCGGCGCGTTCCTGATGAGCAAGGCCGTGCAGAAGCACATGGTGGCAGCGAAGTGGGGCCGGATCGTCAACCTGTCGAGCACCTCGGCGCTGGGCAACCGCGGCCAGTCCAACTACGCCACCGCGAAGGCCGGCCTGCAGGGCTTCACGAAGACGCTCGCGATCGAGCTGGGCAAGTTCGGTGTCACCGCGAACTGCATCGCCCCCGGCTTCATCGTCAGCGACATGACGAGGGCGACGGCGGAGCGGATCGGCGAGGACTGGGAGACCTACGTGTCCGCGCGCGCCGCCCAGATCCCGGTGGCCCGCCCCGGGGAACCCGACGACATCGCGCACACCGTGTCGTTCTTCGTCAGCGAGGGGGCCGGCTTCGTGTCGGGGCAGGTCGTCTACGTCGCAGGCGGACCGAAGGCCTGATGCGCTTCATCTTCCGCCCTCCGGCGGCGCACGCGGCGGGCCTGCTGTCGTTGCCGTGGGCCACGCCGCTGGAGGAGTGGGACGACGACCACATGCTCGAGGTGGCCCAGCGCGGCATCTCGCGGCACGTGGTGCGGTTCGTCGAGGTCGACGGGATGGTCTACGCGCTCAAGGAGATCGACGAGCGGCTCGCCCGTCGGGAGTACCGCCTGCTCGGCGAGCTGGAGGCGATGGAGATGCCGGCGGTGTCGGTGCTCGGCATCTGCGTGGAGCGCGGGCCCGCCCCCGGCCAGGACGGCCCGGACCAGGACGCGATCCTGGTGACCCGCTTCCTGGACTACTCCATGTCCTACCGCTACGTGTTCTCCCACGGGCACACCCAGCAGCCCACCGACCAGCTGGTCGACGCGATGGTCGAGCTGCTCGCGCGGCTGCACCTGGCCGGGCTGTTCTGGGGGGACTGCTCGCTGTCGAACACCCTGTTCCGCCCGGACGCGGGCAGCGTCGCCGCCTACCTGGTCGACGCCGAGACCGCGGAGCTGCACCCCTCGCTCACCGACGGCCAGCGCGGGTTCGACATCGACTACGCCGTGGAGCGCGTCGGCGGCGAGCTGCTCGACCTGCAGGCGGGCGGGTTGCTGCCCGAGGACGTCGACCCGATCCGGATCGCCGCGGAGCTCCCGGCGCGCTACCACGCGCTGTGGGACGAGCTGACGCGCGAGGAGCTGATGCGCCCCGACGAGCAGCGCTACCGCGTCGCCGAGCGGATCGACCGGCTCAACGAGCTGGGCTTCGACGTCGACGAGATCGAGCTCGTCACCACCGCGGAGGGCACGCGGCTCAAGGTGCACACGCGTGTCGCGGAGTCCGGGCGTCACCGGCACCGCCTGTTCGCGCTCACCGGCCTGCAGGTCACGGAGAACCAGGCGCGCCGCCTCCTCAACGACGTCGTCAGCTACCGCGCGCACCTGGAGCAGAAGGAGGGGCGGGCGGTGCCCGAGACGGTGGCGGCGCACCGCTGGCGCGCCGAGATCTACGACCGGGTCCTGGCGATGGTGCCGCCGGACCTGTCCGACCGGCTCGCCCCCGCGGAGGTGTTCCACGAGATCCTGGAGCACCGCTGGTTCCTCTCGGAGCAGGCCTGCACCGACGTCGGCACGACCGCGGCGGCCCGCTCCTACGTGCAGCGGATCCTCCCCGGCACCCCGAAGACCCTCACCGTGCTGCCGGAGGGGCCCGGCTCACCGAGCTAGGTCGACCACCTCGTCGAGCGCGTCGAGGCCCGCCGGATCGTGGGTGATGAGCACCAGCGACCGGCCGCGGGTGACGTCCAGGACGTCGGCGAGCACGGCGTCGCGGGTCTCCGGGTCGAGGTGCGCGGTCGGTTCGTCGAGGACGAGTACCCGGGGGTCGGCGAGCAGGGCGCGGGCCAGCGCGAGGCGGGTGCGCATGCCGCCGGAGAGCCGGTCACCGTGCGGGCCGGTCTCCGCGTCGAGGCCGCCCGCCGCGGCCAGTGCGGCGGTGAGGCGAACGCGGTCGAGGACCGTCGACAGCTCCGCGTCCGTCGCCCCGGGGCGGGCGAGCAACAGGTTGGCGCGGACCGTCGCGTCGAACACGTGCGGATCGGCGGGGACACCGCCGATCGCCCGGCGGACGTCGTCGGGGTCCTGCGTCGTGACGTCGACGCCGTCGAGGTGGACGGTGCCGCCGTCGGGGTCGCGGAACCGGAACAGCACCGACGCGAGCGTCGACTTGCCCACCCCGCTGGGCCCGACGACGGCGATCCGGCGCCCGGGCGGGAGGTCGAGATCGAGCCCGTCGAGCACCCACGGCCCGTCGGGTCCGTAGCGGACGCGCAGGCCCCGGATCCGCAGCCCGGGCTCGTCCCGCACAGGGACCGCCGGGCGGCGGGTCACCGCGGGCGGGGTGTCGAGGACGTCGAACAGGCGGGTGGCGGAGGCCCGCAGTCCGCCGAGGCGGGCGGCGACGGCCGGGAGCGGGGCGACGACCTCGAACGCGGCGAGAGCGGTGAGCACGAGGACCGCCAGGCCGACGGTGGACAGCGCGCCGTCGCCGACCGCGGCGACGCCCAGCAGCAGCGTGCCCCACAGGGTCAGGCCCGCGACCAGCGCGGACGCACCGGCCCCGAGCCCGAGCAGTGTCGCGTCGCGGCGGGCGACGCGGGTGAGCGCGGCGTCGGCGGCCTCGACCCGGGCCACGGCGGCGGCCATCGCGCCGTGGGCGTGCAGGTCGGGGGCGCCGTGCAGGGCGTCGACGAGGGCGGTCGCCAGCTCCGCGCGCGCCGCCGCGGCCCGGCGCCCGGGCCCGCGACCGGCCGCGGCGGCGAGCAGCGGCACCGCGACCCCGCCGAGCAGCAGGCCCGCAGCGAGCAGCACCCCGCCGGGGACCAGCACCGCCGTCGA
It contains:
- the fabG gene encoding 3-oxoacyl-ACP reductase FabG translates to MTNDQRVAIVTGGARGLGAATALRLARDGMAVAVLDLEESSAKTVADAIAAEGGRALAVGADVSDAAAVEAAVTRVEAELGAPTVLVNNAGITRDNLLFKMTELDWDSVMGVHLRGAFLMSKAVQKHMVAAKWGRIVNLSSTSALGNRGQSNYATAKAGLQGFTKTLAIELGKFGVTANCIAPGFIVSDMTRATAERIGEDWETYVSARAAQIPVARPGEPDDIAHTVSFFVSEGAGFVSGQVVYVAGGPKA
- the cydC gene encoding thiol reductant ABC exporter subunit CydC is translated as MVSLARPRGARFALGVLAGAVATASAVALLATAAWLIATAAAHPPITALGVAVVATRALGVTRGVARYLERLVTHDAALRTLSDVRVRVYERLARTEPVRRFRSGDLVTRLVGDTDATQDLLIRGLTPPAAALVTGAGVVVLSTAVLVPGGVLLAAGLLLGGVAVPLLAAAAGRGPGRRAAAARAELATALVDALHGAPDLHAHGAMAAAVARVEAADAALTRVARRDATLLGLGAGASALVAGLTLWGTLLLGVAAVGDGALSTVGLAVLVLTALAAFEVVAPLPAVAARLGGLRASATRLFDVLDTPPAVTRRPAVPVRDEPGLRIRGLRVRYGPDGPWVLDGLDLDLPPGRRIAVVGPSGVGKSTLASVLFRFRDPDGGTVHLDGVDVTTQDPDDVRRAIGGVPADPHVFDATVRANLLLARPGATDAELSTVLDRVRLTAALAAAGGLDAETGPHGDRLSGGMRTRLALARALLADPRVLVLDEPTAHLDPETRDAVLADVLDVTRGRSLVLITHDPAGLDALDEVVDLAR
- a CDS encoding sunset domain-containing protein; the protein is MSWLYGQTWLWYLLAFLVGVLLAWLLLVLPAGRRLRELERGRPVAASGEQERPAPAAAAATPVAMGKGERPAVDDAVTEQIPAVDPALSTLDTSRSRPDLAAGATAAGLGAAGLGAAGIAAANDSETTREIPRVSPDDDTREIDLSGGEATTVLPVVPPADTDATTVIERPTGDDTTPSDTTPSDTTPAGPTGPAESAPGDSGAAGVPGAAGVPGATAAGLGVAGLAAGGAAVAASNRSDDDATPADSTRADSATTTDSATTTDAATTTDAGTTTDAGSDTVDPDATAVHATADAPVDPAPVDPAPVDPAPESAAPESETPEAATDEPAADATDEATTDGSTGADAGATDAGAVGTTDDDGSPGLGAAALGATAVGAAAVAGSGDSSEETSADATASDAVPADPSAGDTSAGDTSATGTATADAGTTDAPAAEPVTPAVTTVDPSTADPAAPDTGDTDTAAPDTGDTDTADTDTADTDTADTDTADTAEPGAVTADAPTADPETGPGAGAAAAVGVAGLGAGAVTAAAVSHDAAGETTDGDAATTTGTGDPATDAPTGVTGSDIVSSVADTPARDPVGESTADEGGTSTGTAAPAAGAVGAGAVGAGALAGTPADTPASATPDPDDAPFGPGSARATSDGASPDPAFGIKGNVDTMRYHGRTSPYFERTRAAVWFRTGRDAEEAGFVAWNTRGRIPHSPSVPATPQGLLGTPDTAQAAGTVPVVSPGRFPGSALPSEGGAAPTPEHTIKGNADSMLYHTPESPYYGRTKAEVWFTSTADAEAAGFSDWKRRTR
- a CDS encoding DUF4032 domain-containing protein, with the translated sequence MRFIFRPPAAHAAGLLSLPWATPLEEWDDDHMLEVAQRGISRHVVRFVEVDGMVYALKEIDERLARREYRLLGELEAMEMPAVSVLGICVERGPAPGQDGPDQDAILVTRFLDYSMSYRYVFSHGHTQQPTDQLVDAMVELLARLHLAGLFWGDCSLSNTLFRPDAGSVAAYLVDAETAELHPSLTDGQRGFDIDYAVERVGGELLDLQAGGLLPEDVDPIRIAAELPARYHALWDELTREELMRPDEQRYRVAERIDRLNELGFDVDEIELVTTAEGTRLKVHTRVAESGRHRHRLFALTGLQVTENQARRLLNDVVSYRAHLEQKEGRAVPETVAAHRWRAEIYDRVLAMVPPDLSDRLAPAEVFHEILEHRWFLSEQACTDVGTTAAARSYVQRILPGTPKTLTVLPEGPGSPS
- the arfA gene encoding channel-forming protein ArfA/OmpATb; this encodes MSSADRSRDRRPGPAWLPLAAAALVVPTALAGLTLLWPRPQIEGDLTRTASESLAAAGITGAGVAFSGRDAVVSGLTGPDAARAVEIVQGVPGVRIAQLPADGAGTGDGTGDGTGAEPDAAASGPFGIARRGGDIVLTGVVGSEAERAALVAAATEQAGGSPVVDELTVTEGALPQPGVTTSSVGAIAALLSTVPGDIATSVDGDTVTLTGNAPDSASAQAAGAALSALVPGATVDNRLTVAGGGAAPSGELDDAGKRELQSAIDALVAGAPVTFEPDSPALTASGAATVDGIVTLVALVPGAQLQVDGYVATGPGNGVLSAQELSDQRAAAVRDALVAGGVPADNITARGLGEGDSPAAQAAGRRVEITVV